CTTGCTGGCAAGACTGTCGTCGCTGGTGAAGCCCGCGAAGCGGAGTGGGAGTGCAGAGGGCGTAGCCCTTTGCCCGCCGGAGGCATATTCTCCGACCGCCCTGCCGCCCCTCCCGCCGACGCGAAGCAATTGCCGGGGTCCAGGGGGAGGCTCTCTCCCTGGCGGGTGCAGGGCGGAGCCCTCTTTGGCGGGTCTGAGACGGTGCCCTCTCAGGCAGGACCAGGGCCGCGTCCTGGTCACCGGAGGCATTTGCTCCGCCAGATCCCGCGCCATCTTCCGACAGCAGCTTCGCGTCGCGACAGTTGAGCGTGTGGTTTGGGGCCTGTCCGGTCCTACCGGTCTATTTGACGATCCAGCGGTCGAAGGTGTCGGAGATTTCTTCCGGGGTGAGGGAGGGGGCGTCGTACATTCCTTTGGCCATGCGTTGCCGGAAGGCTTCGTAGAGGACGACGGCGGCCGCAACCGAGACGTTGAGGCTTTGCACCATGCCTTGCATGGGGATGTAGACGTGGTCGGTGACGAGTTCCTGGAGTTCTCCGGCCACGCCGTCGTGTTCGTTGCCCAGGATGACGGCGGTGGGGAGCGTCATGTCCCATTCGTGGAGCGGCTTGGCGTTGCCGCCGAATCCGGTGGAGAGCACCTGGAGGTTGCGTTCGCGCAGGGAGCCCACGAGGTCTCTGGCGGAGCGGTGCCGGACGAGTTCCACCCATTTTTTGGCCGAGGCGGAGCTTTTGTGTCCCAGCTGCGGGAAGGGTGTGTCGGTGTAGAGCAGGTGGGCCTGGCCGACTCCGAAGGCGTCGCAGCTGCGCAGCACGGCGGAGACGTTGTGGGGGTCGTGGATGTTGTTGAGGACGATGGTCAGGTCGTTCTGGCGACGGGCCAGCACGTCGAGGATGCGCTGTTTGCGGTTGTCGGTGCGTTCTCTCATGGGAAGTCCTGTGGGGGGGATGGCCGCCTGCGGGCGGCGAGGAAGGCTTTGTGCCACATTTCGTGAGAAGTAAAGCCCCCGTGTCGCTGGAGCGCCGCGCTGTCGCTGGATCGTTTTGACCCACCCGCACCGTGTTTTGGCGCATTTTTTCACCATCGTTTAACACCTTGAAATCACGCAGGCTAATCGATGCGTGGCGATCTTGCGGCCCCTGACGGGGCACTCCTGCCAGGCCGGAGAGAACCGATCCGGCACGCCTCCACCCCACCTCGCCTTTTCAAGGCCGTATAATAAAAAGATAAATTCGTTTGGTTCGCTCTTTGCTTATACTACTTGATGCAACTGATTATGCTATCCATAGCATAATACATCGTTCACGACCCGTTCGGTTGAGATTGAGTCATGTTGCCACGACTCACAGAATGTTCCATAGGTGTCTTGAGAGGTCCGCATGAGTCGCCAAGCGCCCAGTTCAATCGCCATTGTTCCTGCAGTGCGACGCATGAATCACTCTCTCGCATCATTCTATTGATCTTCACAACGACACTCTAGGAAATTGAAATTTTCATTTTGAAACCAACATGACCAAAGCTGCGTCACGAATTATGCCAAAAATGATACATATCAAGACAGACATACCGTCCGTGCACCACCTCTCCACAGGCTCCGTTGAGGCCCGTGGTCGCGCAAAAAGGAGCGAGCGATGCGCATGATGAAGGGCATGAGGGCCATTCCGGTCCACGAGGCGGTGGGTACGGTGCTCGGACACGACATCACCCGGATCGTCCCGGGCGAGAGCAAGGGCACGGCCTTCCGCAAGGGCCACGTGATCACGCGGGAGGACATCCCGGGGCTGCTCACGGTGGGCAAGGAGCACATCTACGTTTTCGACCTTCAGCAGGGCTTCGTCCACGAGGACGACGCGGCCGTGCGCCTGGCCACCGCGGCCGCTGGCCGGGGCATCGAACTCTCGGACCCGCGCGAGGGCAAGGTGACGCTTCGCGCGCTCGCCCCGGGGCTGCTCAGGATCGATGTGGAACGCCTCACGCGCCTCAACGCCATCCGGGACATGGTGTTCGCCACGCTGCACTCCAACCAGCGCGTGGAGAAGGGGCAGCCCGTGGCGGGCACGCGCGTGGTGCCCTTGGTGATCGAGGACGAAAAGCTCTGCCGCGCGGAGCTGGTGCTGGAGGACGGCCCCATCGTGGAGGTGCTGCCATTCCGCGCGGCGCGGGTGGGCATGGTCACCACGGGCAACGAGGTGTTCAGCGGACGCGTCAAGGACGGCTTCGGCCCCGTGGTGCGCCGCAAGTTCGAGGAGCTGGGCAGCAAGGTGTTCCGGCAGGCCGTGGTCAACGACGAAATCGGCATGTGCGTGGGGGCCATCCGTGAGCTGCTGGCCGAGGGGGCGGACATGATCGTGGTCACGGGCGGCATGTCCGTGGACCCCGACGACCAGACCCCGGCCAGCATACGCGAGGCGGGCGGGCGCGTGATCACCTACGGCGCGCCCGTCCTGCCCGGGGCCATGTTCATGCTGGCCATGATCGGCGAGGTGCCGGTGCTCGGGCTGCCCGGGTGCGTGATGTACCACAAGGCCAGCATTTTCGACCTAGTGGTCCCCAGGCTTCTGGCGGGCCAATCCGTGGGCGCGAGAGACATCGCGGCCATGGGGCACGGCGGGCTCTGCCTGGGCTGCCCCGAGTGCCGCCATCCGGCGTGCCCGTTCGGCAAAGGCGCATGATCCCGGCAAAACCCCCGGG
This sequence is a window from Fundidesulfovibrio magnetotacticus. Protein-coding genes within it:
- a CDS encoding TrmH family RNA methyltransferase, translated to MRERTDNRKQRILDVLARRQNDLTIVLNNIHDPHNVSAVLRSCDAFGVGQAHLLYTDTPFPQLGHKSSASAKKWVELVRHRSARDLVGSLRERNLQVLSTGFGGNAKPLHEWDMTLPTAVILGNEHDGVAGELQELVTDHVYIPMQGMVQSLNVSVAAAVVLYEAFRQRMAKGMYDAPSLTPEEISDTFDRWIVK
- a CDS encoding molybdopterin-binding protein — its product is MRAIPVHEAVGTVLGHDITRIVPGESKGTAFRKGHVITREDIPGLLTVGKEHIYVFDLQQGFVHEDDAAVRLATAAAGRGIELSDPREGKVTLRALAPGLLRIDVERLTRLNAIRDMVFATLHSNQRVEKGQPVAGTRVVPLVIEDEKLCRAELVLEDGPIVEVLPFRAARVGMVTTGNEVFSGRVKDGFGPVVRRKFEELGSKVFRQAVVNDEIGMCVGAIRELLAEGADMIVVTGGMSVDPDDQTPASIREAGGRVITYGAPVLPGAMFMLAMIGEVPVLGLPGCVMYHKASIFDLVVPRLLAGQSVGARDIAAMGHGGLCLGCPECRHPACPFGKGA